One segment of Nocardioides sp. QY071 DNA contains the following:
- the hutI gene encoding imidazolonepropionase, whose amino-acid sequence MSLLITNISELVTNDPAAAQAGDLLGVRTDAAVVLADGKVEWVGAAAEAPAADEVFDAQGRAVIPGFVDSHSHLVFAGDRALEFQARMAGESYAAGGIRTTVAATRAASDDQLAAGVARHVAEMRRQGTTTLEIKSGYGLSVDDEARSLKVARRFTDETTFLGAHVVAPEYADDPAGYVDLVTGPMLEAAAPHASWIDVFCERGAFDEDQARTILAAGAAAGLRGRLHGNQLGEGPGVRLAAELGLTAVDHCTYLTDDDVHALRDAGTVATLLPGVEFSTRHPYPSGRRLIDAGVTVAIASDCNPGSCYTSSLPFCIALAVREMGMTPGEAVWAATAGGAAALGRSDVGVLVPGARADLVLLDAPTHVHLAYRPGVPLVARTWSA is encoded by the coding sequence ATGAGCCTGCTCATCACCAACATCAGCGAGCTGGTCACCAACGACCCGGCGGCCGCGCAGGCGGGCGACCTGCTCGGCGTGCGCACCGACGCCGCGGTCGTCCTCGCCGACGGCAAGGTGGAGTGGGTCGGCGCCGCGGCCGAGGCGCCCGCCGCCGACGAGGTCTTCGACGCCCAGGGCCGCGCGGTGATCCCCGGCTTCGTCGACAGCCACAGCCACCTGGTGTTCGCCGGCGACCGCGCGCTGGAGTTCCAGGCCCGGATGGCGGGGGAGTCGTACGCCGCCGGCGGCATCCGCACCACCGTCGCCGCCACCCGGGCGGCCTCCGACGACCAGCTCGCGGCCGGCGTCGCGCGCCACGTCGCCGAGATGCGCCGCCAGGGCACGACCACCCTCGAGATCAAGTCCGGCTACGGCCTCTCGGTCGACGACGAGGCCCGCTCGCTGAAGGTCGCGCGCCGGTTCACCGACGAGACCACCTTCCTCGGTGCGCACGTGGTCGCGCCCGAGTACGCCGACGACCCGGCGGGGTACGTCGACCTGGTCACCGGCCCGATGCTCGAGGCCGCCGCTCCCCACGCGTCGTGGATCGACGTGTTCTGCGAGCGCGGCGCCTTCGACGAGGACCAGGCCCGCACCATCCTCGCCGCCGGTGCGGCAGCCGGCCTTCGCGGTCGCCTCCACGGCAACCAGCTCGGCGAGGGCCCCGGCGTGCGGCTCGCCGCCGAGCTCGGCCTCACCGCCGTCGACCACTGCACCTACCTCACCGACGACGACGTGCACGCGCTGCGCGACGCCGGCACGGTCGCGACCCTGCTGCCCGGCGTCGAGTTCAGCACCCGCCACCCGTACCCCTCGGGACGCCGCCTGATCGACGCCGGCGTCACCGTGGCGATCGCCAGCGACTGCAACCCGGGCTCCTGCTACACCAGCTCGTTGCCGTTCTGCATCGCGCTGGCCGTGCGGGAGATGGGGATGACCCCGGGCGAGGCCGTGTGGGCCGCCACCGCCGGTGGCGCCGCCGCTCTCGGTCGCAGCGACGTCGGCGTGCTCGTCCCCGGCGCCCGCGCCGACCTGGTCCTGCTCGACGCGCCGACGCACGTGCACCTGGCCTACCGGCCGGGTGTGCCGCTCGTCGCGCGCACCTGGAGCGCCTGA
- a CDS encoding DM13 domain-containing protein, with protein MSRRRATWLAIGGVLVVVLVAALAIFEPWLLVVDRTADDADDPAAVVGTASGGLTDTAVPSASGDELTRVVLASADFIDGEHDTAGRATVYRRSDGSRFLRIEDLATSNGPDLHVWLTDKPSGGSCDGCRDSWGIYDDDAYVRLGELKGNRGDQSYEIPASADLAAMRSVVIWCDRFNVAFGTAPLT; from the coding sequence ATGAGCCGCCGACGCGCGACCTGGCTGGCGATCGGGGGCGTCCTGGTCGTCGTACTCGTCGCGGCGCTGGCGATCTTCGAGCCCTGGCTGCTCGTCGTCGACCGCACCGCCGACGACGCCGACGACCCCGCCGCCGTCGTCGGTACGGCGAGCGGCGGGCTCACCGACACCGCGGTGCCCTCCGCGTCGGGCGACGAGCTCACCCGGGTGGTGCTCGCCTCGGCCGACTTCATCGACGGCGAGCACGACACCGCAGGCCGGGCCACGGTCTACCGGCGCAGCGACGGCAGCCGCTTCCTGCGCATCGAGGACCTCGCCACCTCCAACGGCCCCGACCTCCACGTCTGGCTCACCGACAAGCCGAGCGGCGGCTCGTGCGACGGGTGCCGCGACTCGTGGGGGATCTACGACGACGACGCCTACGTCCGCCTCGGCGAGCTCAAGGGCAACCGCGGCGACCAGAGCTACGAGATCCCCGCCTCCGCCGACCTCGCCGCCATGCGCTCGGTCGTGATCTGGTGCGACCGCTTCAACGTCGCCTTCGGGACCGCACCTCTAACCTGA
- a CDS encoding DUF389 domain-containing protein, with product MQHLRITSPRDLTPAVVDALKCDPAVTSLTCVHGAALVPEGDVVEADVPREAVNDVVDALRDLGVAREGSIHVVPIATWLSQPALDAERRTPGSSADSVVWADVTQRAFEESELNWTFLTFMSLATLIASIAIVLDSQILVIGAMVLGPEFVPIAALGLALVRRRPTLLRYAARSLVVGFAVAIVVTMLAAFAARGLGWVTAADVTAPRPATAFIYTPDKWSFIVAVVAAAAGALSLTSAKVGGLSGVFISVTTIPAAGNVALGLAFGLPDEIRGSVLQLLLNISGMAVAGWLALAFQQAVWSRMSARRAHLVARLRRHPGAE from the coding sequence GTGCAGCACCTGCGGATCACCTCGCCCCGCGACCTCACCCCGGCTGTCGTCGACGCACTGAAGTGCGACCCCGCGGTCACCAGCCTGACCTGCGTGCACGGCGCCGCACTGGTGCCCGAGGGCGACGTGGTCGAGGCGGACGTGCCGCGCGAGGCGGTCAACGACGTCGTCGACGCGCTGCGGGACCTCGGGGTGGCGCGGGAGGGCTCGATCCACGTCGTACCGATCGCGACCTGGCTCTCGCAGCCCGCCCTGGACGCGGAGCGTCGTACCCCCGGGTCCTCGGCCGACTCCGTGGTCTGGGCCGACGTCACCCAGCGTGCGTTCGAGGAGTCGGAGCTGAACTGGACGTTCCTGACGTTCATGAGCCTGGCGACGCTCATCGCGAGCATCGCGATCGTCCTCGACTCGCAGATCCTGGTGATCGGCGCGATGGTGCTCGGGCCCGAGTTCGTGCCGATCGCGGCCCTCGGACTCGCCCTGGTGCGGCGCCGCCCCACACTGCTGCGCTACGCCGCCCGCTCGTTGGTCGTCGGGTTCGCCGTCGCCATCGTCGTCACGATGCTGGCGGCGTTCGCCGCGCGCGGCCTGGGCTGGGTCACCGCCGCCGACGTCACTGCGCCACGACCCGCGACGGCGTTCATCTACACCCCAGACAAGTGGTCCTTCATCGTCGCCGTCGTCGCGGCCGCCGCCGGCGCGCTCTCGCTGACCTCGGCCAAGGTCGGCGGCCTGTCGGGCGTCTTCATCTCCGTCACCACCATCCCCGCGGCGGGCAATGTCGCGCTGGGACTGGCGTTCGGGCTGCCCGACGAGATCCGCGGCAGCGTGCTGCAGCTGCTGCTCAACATCTCGGGCATGGCCGTCGCCGGCTGGCTCGCCCTCGCCTTCCAGCAGGCCGTGTGGAGCCGGATGTCCGCGCGCCGTGCCCACCTGGTCGCGCGCCTGCGCCGCCATCCCGGCGCGGAGTGA
- a CDS encoding DinB family protein: MTNETTAEIAPDTKDWTWVLDRPCPDCGFDPAAVDRVAFGDVIRDNAAFWVSVLESPRAGERPEPTVWSPTEYACHVRDVHRVFVGRVEQMLTEDDPRFANWDQDETAVAERYDQQRAADVVPDLLAAADAVADAYDRVPDDAWDRPGRRSNGSVFTVETLGSYHLHDLVHHRWDVRWIMGE; this comes from the coding sequence GTGACCAACGAGACGACCGCCGAGATCGCCCCCGACACCAAGGACTGGACCTGGGTGCTCGACCGCCCGTGCCCCGACTGCGGGTTCGACCCGGCAGCCGTCGACCGGGTCGCCTTCGGCGACGTCATCCGCGACAACGCGGCGTTCTGGGTCTCCGTCCTCGAGTCGCCGCGCGCCGGCGAGCGGCCCGAGCCCACGGTCTGGTCGCCCACCGAGTACGCCTGCCACGTCCGTGACGTCCACCGCGTCTTCGTCGGCCGCGTCGAGCAGATGCTCACCGAGGACGACCCGCGGTTCGCGAACTGGGACCAGGACGAGACCGCCGTCGCGGAGCGGTACGACCAGCAGCGGGCCGCGGACGTCGTACCCGACCTGCTGGCCGCGGCCGACGCTGTCGCCGACGCCTACGACCGGGTCCCCGACGACGCCTGGGACCGCCCGGGACGGCGCAGCAACGGCAGCGTCTTCACCGTCGAGACCCTCGGCAGCTACCACCTGCACGACCTGGTGCACCACCGCTGGGACGTCCGGTGGATCATGGGCGAGTGA
- a CDS encoding DUF3046 domain-containing protein, whose protein sequence is MRHTEFWARMERNLGGAYAHVWADSFVIGTLDHRTPSEALAAGVSPKEVWRAVWEVRELPESER, encoded by the coding sequence GTGAGGCACACCGAGTTCTGGGCACGCATGGAGCGCAACCTCGGTGGGGCCTACGCCCACGTGTGGGCCGACAGCTTCGTGATCGGCACGCTCGACCACCGCACGCCGAGCGAGGCGCTCGCGGCCGGCGTCTCGCCCAAGGAGGTCTGGCGCGCGGTCTGGGAGGTCCGCGAGCTCCCGGAGAGCGAGCGGTGA
- a CDS encoding MFS transporter, with amino-acid sequence MTGVVEPDLVLGGVQRRTVRVLVLTQAVGAVGITIGIATASLLARDLSGSESMAGLAQTAQVLGAAVISFLLAPLMARRGRRSGLMTGYVVGSAGALTAVLAGVAGSMVLLLVGAMMLGATTSANNAARYAATDLATDENRARSLSLVVWATTIGAVAGPNLTGPAGSFADAVGIPELTGPFAIGAIGMLTAAVLVGLLLRPDPLLTAQEAAARTVPGVVRTGSSWSRAAATVRERPVLGYAIAGLALTHATMIGVMTMTPLHMEHGGSGLEVIGIVISVHVLGMFAFSPFVGMLADRVGRPPVLAAGGVVLLAALLLCASSPTGMSWEVTAGLFLLGVGWSLAMVSASTLVAEHAPLDVRTDVQGVSDLVMGLTAAAAGAVAGVVVGGAGYPALALGSLLLVVGVLGCAARAIAESRGAATRRLT; translated from the coding sequence GTGACCGGCGTCGTCGAGCCCGACCTGGTCCTGGGCGGGGTGCAGCGGCGCACCGTCAGGGTCCTCGTGCTCACCCAGGCGGTCGGCGCCGTCGGCATCACCATCGGCATCGCCACCGCCTCCCTGCTCGCCCGCGACCTGTCGGGGTCGGAGTCGATGGCCGGGCTGGCGCAGACGGCGCAGGTCCTCGGCGCCGCGGTCATCTCGTTCCTGCTGGCTCCGCTGATGGCCCGTCGCGGGCGTCGCAGCGGACTGATGACGGGGTACGTCGTCGGCTCGGCCGGCGCCCTGACCGCGGTGCTGGCCGGGGTGGCCGGCTCGATGGTGCTGCTGCTCGTCGGCGCGATGATGCTCGGCGCGACGACGTCGGCCAACAACGCCGCGCGGTACGCCGCCACCGACCTCGCCACCGACGAGAACCGCGCCCGCTCGCTGTCGCTCGTCGTGTGGGCCACCACGATCGGCGCCGTCGCCGGGCCGAACCTGACCGGCCCGGCCGGCTCCTTCGCCGACGCCGTCGGGATCCCCGAGCTGACCGGGCCGTTCGCGATCGGTGCCATCGGCATGCTCACCGCGGCCGTCCTCGTCGGCCTGCTGCTGCGGCCCGACCCGCTGCTGACCGCGCAGGAGGCGGCCGCGCGGACGGTGCCGGGCGTCGTACGGACGGGGTCGTCGTGGAGCCGCGCGGCCGCGACGGTCCGTGAGCGCCCGGTCCTCGGCTACGCCATCGCCGGGCTCGCGCTCACCCACGCCACGATGATCGGCGTGATGACGATGACGCCGCTGCACATGGAGCACGGCGGCTCGGGGCTCGAGGTCATCGGCATCGTCATCAGCGTCCACGTGCTCGGCATGTTCGCCTTCTCGCCGTTCGTCGGCATGCTCGCCGACCGGGTCGGCCGGCCGCCGGTCCTGGCCGCCGGGGGAGTCGTCCTGCTCGCCGCGCTGCTGCTCTGCGCGTCGTCCCCGACCGGGATGTCGTGGGAGGTGACCGCCGGGCTGTTCCTGCTCGGCGTCGGCTGGTCGCTCGCCATGGTGTCGGCCTCCACCCTCGTCGCCGAGCACGCGCCGCTCGACGTACGCACCGACGTCCAGGGCGTCTCCGACCTCGTCATGGGCCTGACCGCCGCGGCTGCCGGCGCGGTCGCGGGCGTCGTGGTCGGCGGAGCCGGCTATCCCGCCCTGGCGCTGGGGAGCCTGCTGCTCGTCGTCGGCGTGCTCGGCTGCGCGGCGCGGGCCATCGCGGAGTCGCGCGGCGCCGCGACACGCCGACTCACCTGA
- the recA gene encoding recombinase RecA has protein sequence MAGDDRQKALETALLNIEKQYGKGSVMRLGDDSRAPLDVIPTGSIALDVALGIGGLPRGRVVEIYGPESSGKTTVSLHAVASAQAAGGIVAFIDAEHALDPEYAKALGVDTDALLVSQPDSGEQALEIADMLIRSGALDLIVIDSVAALVPRAEIEGEMGDSHVGLQARLMSQALRKMTGALNQSKTTAIFINQLREKIGVMFGSPETTTGGRALKFYSSVRLDVRRIETLKDGTDMVGNRTRVKVVKNKVAPPFKQAEFDIMYGKGISREGSLIDVGVEAGLIRKAGAWYTYEGDQLGQGKENARSFLKDNPDLANELEKKILEKLGVTPTVDGEFNDLSDEPIGVDSF, from the coding sequence ATGGCTGGAGACGACCGGCAGAAGGCGCTCGAGACCGCCCTGCTCAACATCGAGAAGCAGTACGGCAAGGGTTCGGTGATGCGCCTCGGCGACGACTCGCGCGCCCCCCTGGACGTGATCCCGACCGGGTCGATCGCGCTGGACGTGGCGCTCGGCATCGGTGGCCTCCCGCGTGGCCGCGTGGTGGAGATCTACGGCCCCGAGTCCAGCGGTAAGACCACGGTCTCGCTGCACGCCGTCGCCAGTGCCCAGGCCGCCGGCGGCATCGTGGCCTTCATCGACGCCGAGCACGCGCTCGACCCCGAGTACGCCAAGGCCCTCGGCGTCGACACCGACGCCCTCCTCGTCTCCCAGCCCGACTCCGGTGAGCAGGCCCTTGAGATCGCCGACATGCTGATCCGCTCCGGCGCCCTCGACCTGATCGTCATCGACTCCGTCGCCGCGCTCGTGCCCCGCGCCGAGATCGAGGGCGAGATGGGCGACAGCCACGTCGGCCTCCAGGCCCGCCTGATGAGCCAGGCGCTGCGCAAGATGACCGGTGCCCTCAACCAGTCCAAGACGACCGCCATCTTCATCAACCAGCTGCGCGAGAAGATCGGCGTCATGTTCGGCTCGCCCGAGACCACCACCGGTGGTCGCGCGCTGAAGTTCTACTCCTCCGTGCGCCTCGACGTGCGCCGCATCGAGACCCTCAAGGACGGCACCGACATGGTCGGCAACCGCACCCGGGTCAAGGTCGTCAAGAACAAGGTCGCCCCGCCCTTCAAGCAGGCCGAGTTCGACATCATGTACGGCAAGGGCATCTCCCGCGAGGGCAGCCTGATCGACGTCGGTGTCGAGGCCGGCCTGATCCGCAAGGCCGGTGCCTGGTACACCTACGAGGGCGACCAGCTCGGCCAGGGCAAGGAGAACGCGCGCTCCTTCCTCAAGGACAACCCGGACCTGGCCAACGAGCTGGAGAAGAAGATCCTCGAGAAGCTCGGCGTCACCCCCACCGTCGACGGCGAGTTCAACGACCTCTCCGACGAGCCGATCGGCGTCGACTCCTTCTGA
- a CDS encoding regulatory protein RecX, whose translation MRDEEPPEDDGWTEDADPESVARKILLDQLSLKARSRKELEDRLARRNVPGDVTTRLLDRFEEVGLVDDEAFARAWVEGRQRSRGLATKALAAELRRKGVPDETTKTVLAEVDPEHEEETAAVLVRKKLRSMRGLEPQVATRRLVGMLARKGYSPGVAYAVVRRELGAAAESVEAGAEWAGDD comes from the coding sequence ATGCGCGACGAAGAACCCCCCGAGGACGACGGCTGGACAGAGGATGCCGACCCCGAGTCGGTGGCCCGCAAGATCCTCCTCGACCAGCTCAGCCTCAAGGCCCGCAGCCGCAAGGAGCTCGAGGACCGCCTCGCCCGCCGCAACGTCCCGGGCGACGTGACGACCCGCCTCCTCGACCGCTTCGAGGAGGTCGGGCTGGTCGACGACGAGGCATTCGCCCGCGCCTGGGTCGAGGGCCGCCAACGCAGCCGTGGCCTCGCCACGAAGGCCTTGGCGGCCGAGCTGCGCCGCAAGGGCGTGCCCGACGAGACCACGAAGACGGTGCTCGCCGAGGTCGACCCGGAGCACGAGGAGGAGACGGCGGCGGTGCTGGTCCGCAAGAAGCTGCGCAGCATGCGCGGTCTGGAGCCGCAGGTCGCGACCCGGCGCCTGGTCGGGATGCTCGCCCGCAAGGGCTACTCACCCGGTGTCGCATACGCCGTGGTCCGGCGCGAGCTCGGGGCAGCGGCGGAGTCGGTCGAGGCCGGTGCAGAATGGGCGGGTGACGACTGA
- a CDS encoding phosphoribosyltransferase has translation MTTDAAPAPEREILTYDLFGTAVRDLAQQVVDDGFEPDIVLAIARGGLGLAMGLGYALDVKNLSAVNVEFYTGINERLDVPMMLPPTPAAIDLTGMKVLIADDVADTGKTLEVVRDFFADHVAEARTAVIYEKPWTVIRPEYVWRRTDAWIDFPWSSTPPLVDRRGGQAH, from the coding sequence GTGACGACTGACGCGGCGCCGGCGCCCGAGCGCGAGATCCTGACCTACGACCTGTTCGGCACCGCGGTGCGCGACCTCGCCCAGCAGGTCGTCGACGACGGCTTCGAGCCGGACATCGTGCTGGCGATCGCCCGCGGCGGACTCGGCCTGGCGATGGGCCTGGGCTACGCGCTGGACGTGAAGAACCTGTCGGCGGTCAACGTCGAGTTCTACACCGGGATCAACGAGCGCCTCGACGTCCCCATGATGCTGCCGCCGACGCCGGCCGCGATCGACCTGACCGGCATGAAGGTGCTCATCGCCGACGACGTCGCCGACACCGGCAAGACGCTCGAGGTGGTCCGCGACTTCTTCGCCGACCACGTGGCCGAGGCCAGGACCGCGGTGATCTACGAGAAGCCGTGGACGGTGATCCGCCCGGAGTACGTCTGGCGCCGTACCGACGCCTGGATCGACTTCCCCTGGTCATCGACCCCACCGCTGGTCGACCGGCGCGGCGGCCAGGCCCACTGA
- a CDS encoding polyphosphate kinase 2 family protein — MAFPLSDLTSTLRVAPGPIDLGNIETDAAPGFDGGKSDGEAALAELGPNLADLQERLFADGKSGGRRSVLLVLQGMDTSGKGGTLRSTVGLVDPQGVRITSFKAPSEDERAHDFLWRITKALPPVGLIGVFDRSHYEDVLIARVRELAPPAEIERRYDAINAWEAELASEGTTIIKCMLHISAAEQKERLLARLDDPTKHWKYNPGDVDERELWPAYQEAYEIAIARTNTEVAPWHVIPADKKWYRNLAIGTLLHDALQSFDLDWPEADFDVEKEKQRLLDEKAL, encoded by the coding sequence ATGGCCTTCCCCCTCTCGGACCTCACGTCCACGCTGCGCGTCGCGCCCGGCCCGATCGACCTGGGCAACATCGAGACCGACGCCGCGCCCGGCTTCGACGGCGGCAAGTCGGACGGCGAGGCCGCCCTCGCCGAGCTCGGCCCGAACCTCGCGGACCTGCAGGAGCGGCTGTTCGCCGACGGCAAGTCGGGCGGGCGCCGCTCGGTCCTGCTGGTGCTGCAGGGCATGGACACCTCCGGCAAGGGCGGCACGCTGCGCTCGACCGTCGGCCTGGTCGACCCGCAGGGTGTGCGGATCACCTCGTTCAAGGCACCCAGCGAGGACGAGCGTGCCCACGACTTCCTGTGGCGGATCACCAAGGCGCTGCCGCCGGTCGGACTGATCGGTGTCTTCGACCGCTCGCACTACGAGGACGTGCTGATCGCGCGTGTGCGCGAGCTCGCGCCGCCGGCGGAGATCGAGCGGCGGTACGACGCCATCAACGCCTGGGAGGCCGAGCTGGCGTCCGAGGGCACCACGATCATCAAGTGCATGCTGCACATCTCGGCCGCTGAGCAGAAGGAGCGCCTGCTGGCGCGGCTCGACGACCCGACCAAGCACTGGAAGTACAACCCGGGCGACGTCGACGAGCGCGAGCTGTGGCCGGCCTACCAGGAGGCCTACGAGATCGCGATCGCCCGCACCAACACCGAGGTCGCGCCCTGGCACGTGATCCCGGCCGACAAGAAGTGGTACCGCAACCTCGCGATCGGCACCCTGCTGCACGACGCTCTGCAGTCCTTCGACCTCGACTGGCCCGAGGCCGACTTCGACGTCGAGAAGGAGAAGCAGCGGCTCCTCGACGAGAAGGCCCTGTGA
- a CDS encoding HipA family kinase has product MSSGRMEQVKVTRYVTPLREGGSLPGIVEADDLGTYVCKFRGAGQGTRVLVAEVVVAGIARLLDVPTPDQVVLDLDPEIARYEADEEVQDLINASTGLNLGIDFLPGSFGYDPTSAPDADLAGRVLWLDAFTANVDRSWRNPNLLVWRGTLQAIDHGASLYFHHSWSGGPGDPARFAAQPYDASEHILRGYAPQAAAQDADLAARLTDDALARVLADVCDDWLEPVPGAETPDALRERYVAFLAARRDGGRAWLPAPEMAS; this is encoded by the coding sequence GTGAGCAGCGGACGGATGGAGCAGGTCAAGGTCACCCGGTACGTCACGCCGCTGCGCGAGGGCGGCAGCCTGCCCGGCATCGTCGAGGCCGACGACCTCGGTACGTACGTGTGCAAGTTCCGCGGCGCCGGCCAGGGCACCCGGGTGCTGGTCGCGGAGGTCGTCGTGGCGGGCATCGCCCGCCTGCTCGACGTACCCACGCCCGACCAGGTGGTGCTCGACCTCGACCCGGAGATCGCGCGCTACGAGGCCGACGAGGAGGTGCAGGACCTGATCAACGCCAGCACCGGCCTCAACCTCGGCATCGACTTCCTGCCGGGCTCGTTCGGCTACGACCCGACCAGCGCCCCTGACGCCGACCTGGCCGGCCGCGTGCTGTGGCTCGACGCGTTCACCGCCAACGTCGACCGCAGTTGGCGCAACCCCAACCTGCTGGTCTGGCGCGGCACCCTGCAGGCGATCGACCACGGTGCGTCGCTCTACTTCCACCACTCCTGGTCCGGCGGCCCCGGCGACCCGGCGCGCTTCGCCGCGCAGCCGTACGACGCCTCCGAGCACATCCTGCGCGGGTACGCCCCGCAGGCGGCCGCCCAGGACGCCGACCTCGCGGCCCGGCTGACCGACGACGCGCTCGCGCGGGTGCTGGCCGACGTGTGCGACGACTGGCTCGAGCCGGTCCCGGGCGCGGAGACGCCCGACGCGCTGCGGGAGCGGTACGTCGCCTTCCTCGCCGCACGCCGCGACGGTGGCCGGGCCTGGCTCCCGGCGCCGGAGATGGCCTCGTGA
- a CDS encoding DUF3037 domain-containing protein produces the protein MKPYQYVTLRCVPRVEREEFVNVGVVLYCPAEDYLGVRSSVDADRIRALDADVDIASVRAALDAIDRVCRGEAHAAFGVGVRATAYGSRAQKDDASTRFGFLKAPRSTVLQPGPVHGGVTADPARTLEHLLEQLVL, from the coding sequence GTGAAGCCCTACCAGTACGTCACCCTGCGCTGCGTCCCCCGTGTCGAGCGCGAGGAGTTCGTCAACGTGGGCGTGGTGCTGTACTGCCCGGCCGAGGACTACCTCGGCGTGCGCTCGTCGGTCGACGCGGACCGGATCCGCGCGCTCGACGCGGACGTCGACATCGCCTCGGTCCGAGCCGCGCTCGACGCGATCGACCGGGTCTGTCGCGGCGAGGCCCACGCGGCGTTCGGCGTGGGCGTGCGCGCGACGGCGTACGGCTCACGGGCGCAGAAGGACGACGCGAGCACGCGCTTCGGGTTCCTCAAGGCGCCGAGGAGCACGGTGCTGCAGCCCGGGCCGGTCCACGGTGGGGTCACCGCCGATCCGGCCCGCACGCTCGAACATCTGCTGGAGCAGCTGGTCCTCTAG
- a CDS encoding sirohydrochlorin chelatase, which yields MTAPALIALAHGSRDPRSAATVSALVDATKALRPDLRIEKAFLDLAKPNFHTVVDRLVKAGYDEIVVVPLLLVEAFHARVDVPEVIAEATTRHPGLQIRATAVLGLEARFLEVLDERLREALRGARVRELDALVLAAAGTSDPLANQAVARLARLWGAHHKLPVTAAYATSAPPATGEAVRAFRAEGRRHIAVASLFLAPGNLVDRATELALEAGAVAVSEPLGAHPEIARTILARYAVGAVELVPV from the coding sequence ATGACCGCTCCGGCACTCATCGCCCTTGCCCACGGCAGCCGCGACCCGCGCTCGGCCGCCACCGTTTCCGCGCTCGTCGACGCGACGAAGGCGTTGCGTCCCGACCTGCGCATCGAGAAGGCGTTCCTCGACCTCGCCAAGCCGAACTTCCACACCGTCGTGGACCGGCTGGTGAAGGCGGGGTACGACGAGATCGTCGTCGTACCGCTGCTGCTGGTCGAGGCCTTCCACGCCCGGGTCGACGTACCCGAGGTGATCGCCGAGGCGACCACGCGCCACCCCGGCCTGCAGATCCGCGCCACGGCCGTGCTCGGCCTCGAGGCGCGCTTCCTGGAGGTGCTCGACGAGCGGCTGCGTGAAGCCCTGCGCGGTGCCCGGGTGCGCGAGCTCGACGCGCTCGTGCTCGCCGCCGCCGGTACGTCGGACCCGCTGGCCAACCAGGCCGTCGCCCGGCTCGCCCGGCTGTGGGGCGCGCACCACAAGCTGCCCGTCACGGCGGCGTACGCCACCAGCGCGCCGCCGGCCACCGGCGAGGCCGTGCGTGCCTTCCGGGCCGAGGGGCGTCGCCACATCGCGGTCGCCTCGCTGTTCCTGGCGCCCGGCAACCTGGTCGACCGGGCCACCGAGCTCGCCCTCGAGGCCGGCGCCGTCGCCGTGTCCGAGCCGCTCGGCGCCCACCCGGAGATCGCCCGCACGATCCTCGCCCGCTACGCCGTCGGCGCGGTCGAGCTGGTCCCGGTCTGA
- a CDS encoding phosphoadenylyl-sulfate reductase, producing the protein MTTATTRAAREFRGSHTAGRSPEELRELVSHWGAELELAPAEVIIEWAAATFGERFCITSSMGDAVLAHLAEKVVPGVDVVFLDTGYHFIETIGTRDAVAATMNVNLISITPVQTVAEQDAEYGPELYKRDPDLCCALRKVKPLADSLAGYDAWATGLRRAETHNRVIAPVIGWDAKKQKVKVSPIARWSDEQVERYIAENGVLVNPLVYDGYPSIGCAPCTRRVAPGEDPRSGRWAGTNKTECGIHS; encoded by the coding sequence ATGACCACTGCCACCACGCGTGCCGCCCGCGAGTTCCGTGGGTCGCACACCGCCGGCCGGTCCCCTGAGGAGCTCCGCGAGCTCGTGTCCCACTGGGGCGCCGAGCTCGAGCTCGCCCCCGCCGAGGTCATCATCGAGTGGGCCGCGGCCACGTTCGGCGAGCGGTTCTGCATCACCTCCTCGATGGGCGACGCCGTCCTGGCGCACCTCGCCGAGAAGGTCGTGCCCGGCGTCGACGTCGTGTTCCTCGACACCGGCTACCACTTCATCGAGACCATCGGGACCCGCGACGCGGTCGCGGCCACGATGAACGTCAACCTGATCTCGATCACCCCGGTCCAGACCGTGGCCGAGCAGGACGCCGAGTACGGCCCCGAGCTCTACAAGCGCGACCCCGACCTGTGCTGCGCCCTGCGCAAGGTCAAGCCGCTGGCCGACTCGCTGGCCGGGTACGACGCGTGGGCGACCGGCCTGCGCCGCGCGGAGACGCACAACCGGGTGATCGCGCCGGTGATCGGCTGGGACGCCAAGAAGCAGAAGGTCAAGGTCTCCCCCATCGCCCGGTGGAGCGACGAGCAGGTCGAGCGCTACATCGCCGAGAACGGCGTGCTCGTCAACCCGCTCGTCTACGACGGCTACCCGTCCATCGGCTGCGCGCCGTGCACCCGCCGGGTCGCCCCCGGCGAGGACCCGCGCAGCGGCCGCTGGGCCGGCACCAACAAGACCGAATGCGGGATCCACTCATGA